The Thermococcus sp. M39 genome window below encodes:
- a CDS encoding glycosyltransferase family 4 protein, with translation MKILIIFPRNIYNPKSGKERRVNNLVRALSAFGDIVTLESDEYKDEPSLLSKRRYFFRYKFLRAFLIDFNPSYIFSLFRTLKREQPTVVQLSYPWGIPIAALLRKILKLKFLLVYDAHDVEAQRCYEVVLKDPSHGILKPLVFLRCLYESIIEHIAVRVSDIIIAVSREDKRRFCERYYINSNIIVVVPIGSFMISSINHKKIESKLKLGLDKETIVLLFHGVFTYYPNREAVELIKKYINPKIRKKYKNVMFVIAGKGTPKGREKELVFLGFIEDLTTFLASGDIAVVPILKGGGSRVKIFDYMSVGLPIVSTKKGAEGIELINGKHALIFDDVNEEFIKAIDHLIENPKLRRKLGYNAQKLVKSKYINTMTTYIYINKYVNKLKTIITKKFQIEK, from the coding sequence ATGAAAATCCTAATAATTTTTCCTCGAAATATTTATAATCCGAAGTCGGGAAAAGAGAGACGAGTTAACAACCTTGTAAGAGCTTTATCTGCATTTGGGGATATTGTGACACTTGAATCGGATGAATATAAAGATGAACCAAGTCTCCTATCAAAACGGAGGTACTTCTTTAGATATAAATTTCTTAGGGCGTTTTTAATAGATTTTAACCCGAGTTACATTTTTTCGCTTTTTAGAACCCTAAAAAGAGAACAACCTACAGTAGTACAGCTCTCTTACCCATGGGGAATACCAATTGCTGCTCTTTTACGCAAGATTCTAAAGTTGAAATTTCTTTTAGTTTATGATGCTCATGATGTTGAAGCTCAAAGGTGTTATGAAGTAGTTTTAAAAGACCCAAGTCATGGAATATTAAAGCCACTAGTGTTTTTGAGATGCTTATACGAAAGCATAATTGAACACATTGCTGTTAGGGTTTCTGATATTATAATAGCAGTAAGCAGGGAAGATAAAAGAAGATTTTGTGAGAGATATTATATCAACAGCAATATAATTGTCGTGGTTCCTATTGGTTCATTCATGATTAGCTCCATCAATCACAAGAAAATTGAGAGCAAACTGAAATTGGGGCTAGATAAAGAGACTATTGTTCTGCTTTTCCATGGAGTATTTACATATTACCCAAATAGGGAAGCTGTGGAGCTTATAAAGAAGTACATTAATCCAAAAATTCGTAAAAAATACAAAAATGTAATGTTTGTGATTGCAGGCAAAGGCACTCCAAAAGGAAGGGAGAAAGAATTGGTATTTTTGGGGTTTATTGAAGATTTAACGACTTTTTTAGCATCTGGAGATATTGCTGTTGTTCCAATATTGAAAGGTGGAGGGAGCAGGGTGAAGATTTTTGATTATATGTCTGTTGGTTTACCTATTGTTTCGACCAAAAAAGGTGCTGAGGGAATTGAGCTTATAAATGGGAAGCATGCATTGATTTTTGATGATGTGAATGAAGAGTTTATTAAAGCAATTGACCATTTGATTGAAAATCCAAAACTCAGAAGAAAACTAGGGTATAATGCACAGAAGTTAGTCAAAAGTAAATACATCAACACCATGACTACATATATATACATTAACAAATACGTTAACAAATTAAAAACAATAATAACTAAGAAGTTTCAAATTGAGAAGTAG